TAATGATATTATCCGTTCCCAGAACGAAATCACTGCCTTCCACAGGTACGGGTTTTCTGCGTCCACTGGCATCCGGAGTACTTAGCTGCATCCGCTGACATTTTAATATTAATTTATTATGCGCTTCTTCAATTTGAAGAGGAACCGCAAGAAACTCAAAAACTATACCTTCCTCTTCGGCTTCTGCAATTTCGTCTTTAGCCGGCATTTCCTCTGCTGACCTGCGATACAAAACTTTAACTTTACTACCCAAACGAATTGCGCTTCTGGCCGAGTCCATAGCAGTATGCCCACCACCAACCACTACAATTTCTTTGCCTAATACCGGTTTATTACCGCTATTTAACTGTTGTAAAAAATCCAGCGCTTTCAGAACTTTTGGGTTGTTTTCCCCTGAAATGCTAATGTCATTAGACAACTGACAGCCGATTGCCAAAATCACAGCATCGTGATTTTTGTAAATTTCCTGCCAGCTGATTTGTTTGCCAACTTCGCAATCGAACTTAACGGCAATACCCAACTGCTTGATAATCGCATCAAACTCAATATCCACAATTTCTTTGGGCAGACGATATGCAGGTATGCCATATCTTAGCATACCGCCGGATTTAGGCTGCTTCTCATAAATAACAACATTATATCCCAGCAAACGCAGATAATAGGCAGCGCTGATACCGGCCGGACCCGCGCCGATAATGGCTATATTTTTGGATCTGTCGATTTTTCCAGGTTCGGGCAGGAATGGGCCTCCGGCGGCGATTTCCTTCTCAGAAATAAATCTTTTTTGTATGCCTATTCTTACAGGCTCGTCTACTCTGTTCCTGCGACAGGCTTTTTCGCACGGCTTTGGACAAACTCTGCCCAGGATATTGGGTATAGGTGCTTTTTCTCTGATAAGTGCCGCGGCTTCTTTGTATTTGCCCTGGGCTTCCAGGGCTAAAAAACCCTGGATATCGATCATGGCCGGGCAGCCCAACTGCTTACACGGTGCGACACAATCCCCGAAATGGTCGGATAAAAGCAGTTCCAGAGCCATTTTTCTGGTAGAAATCACTTTAGGACTGTTTGTTTCTAAGATCATACCTTCGGAAATCTGAGTTGAGCAGGCAGGCACTAATTTGCCACCCGCGGAAACCAGCTCCACCACACAAATCCAGCAACTGTTGAAATGTTCCAACTTGTCATCATGACAAAGGGTCGGAATGGAAATGCCCAGCCCGGCTGCCGCTTTTAGAATTGTAGTATTCTCAGGAAAAGAATATTGTTTATTATTAATGGTAATGTTTATCAAAGCTATTTATTTCCTTTTTTCCGTCATCCTTCGTCCCGCCTACGCTAAAGCTTCCGTCTTCGCTGAAGCTTCGCCGAGACAAGTCGTCGAGGCAAGCAAGCTCAGGATGACGTTTCGTTTCACCTTTCACTTTTCACGATTCACTTTTTTTCCACTGCCCCAAACCCGCATACATCAGCGCAAACACCACATTTCGTACATAGTGACTGGTCTATGAAATGCGGCTGTTTTCTCTGACCACTGATAGCCTTGACCGGACAATTTTTTGCGCATAAAGTGCATCCTGTGCATTTATCGGCTTTGATCTCAAATTTTATCAAAGCTTTGCAAACTCCAGCCCTGCATTTTTTATCCTGAATATGCTCCAGATACTCGTCTTCAAAATATTTCAAAGTGGTTAAAACCGGATTAGGCGCGGTTTTGCCCAACATGCACAAAGAAGCCGAGGTTATTTTTTCTGCCAGGTCTTTCAATTTTTCCAGTTCCTTGATACTGCTTTTGCCCTCGGTTATGCGCTCTAAAATTTCCAGCATCCGCTTCGTACCTATACGGCAGAATGTACATTTGCCGCAAGACTCCTGTTGAGTAAAATTTAAAAAATATCTGGCGATATCCACTATACAGGTATCATTATCCATGACAATAATTCCGCCGGAACCCATAATAGCTCCGGTTGCAGCCAAAGACTCATAATCAACGGTTGTGTCCAACAGCCTATCCGGCAAACATCCGCCTGAAGGTCCGCCCAGCTGCACAGCTTTTACTTTTTCTCCGGAAATTGTGCCTCCGCCGACCTCATAAATAATTTTTCTCAGTGACGTTCCAAGCTCGACTTCCGCAAGCCCGCTGCGTTTAATTTTGCCTGCCAAAGAAAAAACTTTGGTACCTCTGTTTTTTTCTTTCCCGAGTTTTGCGTACTCATCCGCACCGTTTCTGATGATCCAGGGCACAGCTGCCAGTGTTTCCACGTTGTTAATATTTGTAGGACATCCCCACAGCCCAGACTGGGCCGGATATGGCGGACGAAGTTTGGGCATACCCCGTTTGCCTTCTATAGAAGCCATCAACGCCGTTTCCTCGCCACAAACAAAAGCGCCCGCACCCTCTTTAATCATTAGTTCAAAAGAAAATTTTGAACCTAGTATATTTTCACCAAGAAAGTGCTGATCTTTTGCCTTTAATATGGCATTCTTAATTCGCTGCACAGCCAGGGGATATTCCGCTCTTACATAAATATAACCGCGATCCGCGCCGATAGCGTAACCGCTTATAATCAGGCCTTCGATAACCCGATGCGGATCGCCTTCCAGGACAGCCCTGTTCATAAAGGCACCCGGATCACCCTCATCGGCGTTACAGATAACATATTTTTTCTTGCCCTTAGCCTTTTGTGCCAATTCCCACTTCACCCCGGTTAAAAAACCGGCTCCGCCCCTGCCCCGCAAACCGCTGTTTTTAATAATTTTTATAACATCTTCAGGATCATTATTTTTGACTATTTTTCTTAAAGCTTCATAACCGCCCCTTTCCAAATAATCCTCTATCCTGTCGGGATTGATTAACCCGCAATTTCCAAGTATCAATTTTTTCTGAACAGCGGAAAATTCAGATATTGTTTCCGAAGAGTGAAAATTGTCAGTCTTTAAACCCTGCAAAATAGCAGGCACATCGCTTTTTTTTACATTGGTTAAGACCTGTACCGGTTTATCGGGCTGATAGATTTCCACAATCGGCTCCAAAAAACACATACCATTGCAGGAAGTGTAATCAAGTATAGCTGACCTTTCGGTCTTTAATAGTCTCTCCAGTTCATCATATACGTCCTTTGCGCCGGCAGAGATACCGCAGGTCCCAAGACCGACTTTAATCGTTACAGGTCGCATGCTTATTTGAATTCCTTTATAATTTTTTTTACAGCTGTCGCGTTTAACTTTCCATATACTTTGTCATTAATCATCATGGCCGGAGCCAGCGAACAGCAGCCCAGACAAGCCACTGTTTCCAGAGAAAAATTGCCATCGGCAGTAACTTCGTTTGACCTGATCCCTAATGTTTCCTGTATCGCGGAAAGTATTTTTTCGGCACCTCTTACATGGCAGGCTGTACCTTTGCAAACTTTTATGATATTTTTACCGGCTGATTTCAATTTAAACTGAGAATAAAAAGTGGCTACTCCATACAACCTGTTTTTTTTAATAGCCGATTTTTCACATATTTCTATGAGCAAAGCCTCGGGTAAATAGCCATAATCCTTCTGAATCGCCTGTAAAATAGGAATGGAAGCCTCTTCCTCCCTGCCAAATTCCTTTAAATAATATTCTGCTTTATTTTTCATCAAAAAACATCCTTTTGATTTGTCATCGGATGCCAAAAAAATAACCGACAGCCTTTATTTTCGGACAATCCTGATAAAAAACATGAATCAAGTTTAGCAAATTTTACATAGGGTGACAATTAACTGTATTAATAAACAGAATAATAAATGGAATTCTAATGAGTTACTTTCGATATATTTGATGATATTTATTTAAGAACAAATTTATGAAACACAAAATAATAACAATAGATAAAACTCAAAAAAATGATTTTTTTAACATAAAGCTTGAAAATCTTGTACTGATTCTTTTGGATCAGAATACATCAAATGAAATACGCAACGATGTGTATAGAAATCTGATAAGTAATATCTCGCCCTATTTGCATTATTCTCATATTAAAAAAGTACAGTTAATGTATGAGGAATTATTGAAACATCTCGCCGAGATTGATTTGAAGCCAAAATCAGGTATATCTGGTTGCATAAACGGACTTATTTTTCAGGCATTAAATGTTATGTTATCTTCGGATTTGCAGCTGCTTAGAAAAGATCAACTGCAAAGGATAATTGAACTTTATGAGAAATATGATACTCACATCGGCATGGTGGATATTGCTGAATCAATACTGAAACTCCCTGAAACAGAAGAATAATTAATTTTTAACTCAACACCAAACCATTGCCGTAAGGACACTTTTTCAGCAGAAAACAGGTAGAACACTTGGGTTTTATGGGCAAACAGGTATTCTGTCCAAACTTCACTAATATTTTATTAATTGTCTTCCAATAAATTTTGGGAAGTATTTTTCTTAGCTCCATTTCTGTCTGCTCGGGGGTTTTGGTTTTTACCAGCTTCCAGCGGTTAAAAATCCTGTGTACATGAGTGTCCACGCAAATCCCGTCCTTATCAAAAGCCTCTATAAGCACCAGATTGGCTACTTTTCTGCCCACGCCGGGCAATGTCAGGAGTTCATCCAGATCATCCGGCACACGGCCGGAATATCGTTCATTCAAAATAGCCGCCAGCTGTTTCATCTGTGTTGCTTTTCGTCTGTAAAAACCACAGGGATAAAGCAGTTTTCGCAGTTCTGCAAGGCTGATCTTGTTTAAGTCCTTCAAATTATCCAATCGTCCGAATAAGCGCAAAGATACTTCCCAGGTTGTCTTCTCCCTGGTGCGCAGACTTATAATCGCCGCCAAAAGAACTTTAAGGGCCTTTTCATCAGTATTTTTAAGTTTGCCCAGTTCATCAGAAATATATAGATCAGTACCTGATTTATTAAGTTTCTCTATCACGGGCAATATCTTTGCCAGGTCTTTAATAGAAATAGTCATCAGGGCATGGGTCTGGCCAGCTGCCAGAGCTTGTTGAATTCGTTACTAAACTGCTGAATAGTTTCTTTATCAGTAAGGATTATTAAGTTTTCATAATTAAACAATTCGGCATTACTGGTCCAGTTGTATGAGCCTGTTGTTAAATATTTGTCACCAATAACCATAAATTTGTCGTGCATCAGGCATCTTTCCTGATGAGCAGGTAAAATACGAACTTCAATATATTTAGTCAGCCAGCCTATTACACTACCGGTGCCGTTCTGCTGGCTCCTGTCCGCAATAATGCGCACCTTTCTGCCGGACTGTTTGGCTGAAAGCAGGGACAGAGCAAGTTCTTTGGATGTAAAACTGTAAATAGCCAGATCGATATTGCCGGTAGACTTCCCGATAAGCCTCACCAACTCCTGACGAATATTACCGTGTGGTGAAAAGAAAACCTGATTGGAAAAACAAAAAAGAAACAAAACGCTGATCAGATAATATTTCAGTATTTTCATTTAATAATATTATAATTGCAAGTCTGGAATATACAACCGGAAGCATTTACAAATGTCACCCCGGACTCCGATCCGGGGTCCAGGCCATGACAATGATTGTAAATACTGGATACCGGCTCAAGGCCGGTATGACAGCCAGTTCTGATTGCAATAGCCCCTGTATTTATACAAACATCAGTTGCCTAATCAAAAATTATATTTTAAAATAACACGGTTATAAATCAGGGGCGATGTAGCTCAGATGGTTAGAGCACACGGCTCATACCCGTGGTGTCAGTGGTTCGATCCCACTCATCGCTACCAATTTTACTTTCAGTTAACAATCGGAATATATGGATTTCATCACTTCTTTTCTTTGCGGTCTTCTGGCTTTTAATTTTCTTCTGGAACCATTAATAGAACATCAGATGGTCTATCACCCCAGTGAGACCATCAAAGAAACTCCTGAAGATTATCATCTTGTTTATGAAGACTTGTACCTGAAAACAGCTGATGATTGCACCATTCACGGCTG
The Candidatus Margulisiibacteriota bacterium DNA segment above includes these coding regions:
- a CDS encoding FAD-dependent oxidoreductase codes for the protein MINITINNKQYSFPENTTILKAAAGLGISIPTLCHDDKLEHFNSCWICVVELVSAGGKLVPACSTQISEGMILETNSPKVISTRKMALELLLSDHFGDCVAPCKQLGCPAMIDIQGFLALEAQGKYKEAAALIREKAPIPNILGRVCPKPCEKACRRNRVDEPVRIGIQKRFISEKEIAAGGPFLPEPGKIDRSKNIAIIGAGPAGISAAYYLRLLGYNVVIYEKQPKSGGMLRYGIPAYRLPKEIVDIEFDAIIKQLGIAVKFDCEVGKQISWQEIYKNHDAVILAIGCQLSNDISISGENNPKVLKALDFLQQLNSGNKPVLGKEIVVVGGGHTAMDSARSAIRLGSKVKVLYRRSAEEMPAKDEIAEAEEEGIVFEFLAVPLQIEEAHNKLILKCQRMQLSTPDASGRRKPVPVEGSDFVLGTDNIISAIGQHADLSFLSESLKDNKGKILADNETFQLKNDCRIFVIGDVLTGPDLVVTAVAHGRKAAHSVIQYLQEQEVVGEKVPFVSLCGELNTLPEEMFAEYKKIQRRPLQQLDIAGRKTSFAQIEQSQPETDMQAEAERCLKCGCVAITDCLLKKYADEYGADQKNFAGERRTYAKDFSHPQIKMEIDKCINCSSCVRVCEDLKKLYVFGFINRGFATRMKPEFNHHLAQTVCDGCGECVKVCPTAGVNSPLTPL
- the nuoF gene encoding NADH-quinone oxidoreductase subunit NuoF — encoded protein: MRPVTIKVGLGTCGISAGAKDVYDELERLLKTERSAILDYTSCNGMCFLEPIVEIYQPDKPVQVLTNVKKSDVPAILQGLKTDNFHSSETISEFSAVQKKLILGNCGLINPDRIEDYLERGGYEALRKIVKNNDPEDVIKIIKNSGLRGRGGAGFLTGVKWELAQKAKGKKKYVICNADEGDPGAFMNRAVLEGDPHRVIEGLIISGYAIGADRGYIYVRAEYPLAVQRIKNAILKAKDQHFLGENILGSKFSFELMIKEGAGAFVCGEETALMASIEGKRGMPKLRPPYPAQSGLWGCPTNINNVETLAAVPWIIRNGADEYAKLGKEKNRGTKVFSLAGKIKRSGLAEVELGTSLRKIIYEVGGGTISGEKVKAVQLGGPSGGCLPDRLLDTTVDYESLAATGAIMGSGGIIVMDNDTCIVDIARYFLNFTQQESCGKCTFCRIGTKRMLEILERITEGKSSIKELEKLKDLAEKITSASLCMLGKTAPNPVLTTLKYFEDEYLEHIQDKKCRAGVCKALIKFEIKADKCTGCTLCAKNCPVKAISGQRKQPHFIDQSLCTKCGVCADVCGFGAVEKK
- the nuoE gene encoding NADH-quinone oxidoreductase subunit NuoE, which encodes MKNKAEYYLKEFGREEEASIPILQAIQKDYGYLPEALLIEICEKSAIKKNRLYGVATFYSQFKLKSAGKNIIKVCKGTACHVRGAEKILSAIQETLGIRSNEVTADGNFSLETVACLGCCSLAPAMMINDKVYGKLNATAVKKIIKEFK
- a CDS encoding endonuclease III; translated protein: MTISIKDLAKILPVIEKLNKSGTDLYISDELGKLKNTDEKALKVLLAAIISLRTREKTTWEVSLRLFGRLDNLKDLNKISLAELRKLLYPCGFYRRKATQMKQLAAILNERYSGRVPDDLDELLTLPGVGRKVANLVLIEAFDKDGICVDTHVHRIFNRWKLVKTKTPEQTEMELRKILPKIYWKTINKILVKFGQNTCLPIKPKCSTCFLLKKCPYGNGLVLS
- a CDS encoding phospholipase D-like domain-containing protein → MKILKYYLISVLFLFCFSNQVFFSPHGNIRQELVRLIGKSTGNIDLAIYSFTSKELALSLLSAKQSGRKVRIIADRSQQNGTGSVIGWLTKYIEVRILPAHQERCLMHDKFMVIGDKYLTTGSYNWTSNAELFNYENLIILTDKETIQQFSNEFNKLWQLARPMP